The Chaetodon auriga isolate fChaAug3 chromosome 20, fChaAug3.hap1, whole genome shotgun sequence genome contains the following window.
AATGTGGTATGATCAGCTAATGCACATATTTTAATCAGCAACAACTCAGGTTGCTGGGAAATGTGTCCAGGGGCATGAAGCGATCGGGTCTGTTTTCTGCAGGATTTAGTCTGGAGGGGAGTGTTGACTCGCTAACTTTTGGATGGGATTATCTAGGATGATTTTCAGCTCAGGTTTTTGCTTAGCTAATGTcatttgaaaggagaaaaaaaaaaagagaggaaagcagaaacgTTGAATCTTGGATtgaggcagaaacagagacGGGGAGGGAGAGCCTGGCAGCAGGAGTTGGGTCAGTGATGGATGGCAGACAGATGAATCCTCCCCGGGAGTTGCCTGGGTCTTTTCTAAGTGTTGTTTAAACAGCATGAGGAGCAGAATGACGTTCAGTCAACAGACACCCTATGCCCAGACACTCAGATCAGAGCGGAACAGACACACTGGCTCGCGGCAGTTATTAATCACCCCGAACCCTCTAAGGATGGCACGTCACACCTATCTGACGGCTACAGGCACCCAGATATGAGATGCTTCCTTCAGATTCTTGCTTTGGTATTTGAATACCTGTGATCCTCTCCTGTTCTCCTGAAGACCATTGACAGAACTGATGACCTCCCTAACCAGGTGGGCTCAGGGTTAAAGTAACCCGAAGGTTGAAGTCAGTTTTAGTGGACAGGAAAACCGTCCTGGTGGTTGCCAGGGGGGACGTTAGCTTGATGCTTTCAAGGACAATTGTAGAAACGTACCAATGCAAGGTTGGTATTTCTGGAAGTCAGCTCACAACAACCATTACATTTGCGTCAAACTCATCCATGCTTGTCAGCATTTTTAAgccacttttcctctcttttcgTGGATGGCAGGAATATGACATCCCTATTGCATGGTTGTTTCAATGGCTGGGTTCAGGCCAATTGCATTGCAAattttaactgaaaaaaaatcagcaaaagaaaatgtgaatgaacgCTTATGTCCATCCACTACCCTTAATGCGATCTTTAGGAGTTGATTCATTGAGATAAACAGGAGGTGGTGCCGATTCTCCAGCAGTCACTGCAGAAGAGGAGGGCACAGCTAGATTACAGAATGGAAGGCACGCTAGTCAAACCTCAAATGATGAACAAAATGCAGAGAACACaatggaaatatgacatttctatTTCATGTATTAATATGAGAAAAGTACTTCTATATCGGTCATGTGAGTTACATGTTTGCTATGTCAGAAATTACTGGAAAAAGatgtttccatctcccattaAGCACATTAAGTCTTAttgaaaaaggcaaaatgacCTCAAGCATGCTGAAAATTTTGCGAAATTGAGGAAAGGCTCTTGAATTCTGTCGTTTCCATCAACCTTTGCAATGCGATACTTCAAAATATGCAACAAAACATGTTGTGGAAACACTGCAAATACGCTCCAGACCTATTTGAACTGCCAGAAAGAGAGATGTGGGCTTAGTCTCACAGGTCTGGAACCAGGGTCcaacaaaaagaggaaaggacacaatgtttgaaatgtttgtggtttgCATTTCTGGATGGATTCCAAAGGGAGATTAAAAtcacacaacttttttttttttaaatgacagacAGCTACAGGTGCGACTAGTAGcattaataatggctgcattccatttaggtgtGCCAGTGCCAGGAACCTGACTCAATGGATTGTCCTACTTGCACACAGAAATAGAACAAACCCATCTGAATGCTGTTTGTTAGCCCTGTGCATTCCCTGCTATGACTCCTTAAAATACCATGAGAAAGACCTGCAGCCACGTTCACCTCATATCATTTAAACCCTCATTACAAGCACctggcttggaaaaaaaaaaattgttcaCATCCGCCCCCATGTAATTCTGAGTTGGAGATCAACAAACCATCTGTAAATTGCTGAAAAGCCAACATCCcttgcaaaaaataaaatccaatatGAACACTAATAAAATCAGTTCAGGTAATTTTACTTAAATGCTGGAcctatatactgtgtgtgtatgttccaCTTGATGCAGAGCTCTAAATACACAGCAGAAGGCACTAACTTAGGCTACTTTAATGGTGTGACTACAAGGTTGCACTGGGGTAACCATGCATGCACACTCCTGCTCCAGAGTACCAGGAGGTTTTCTTGTTCTTCCCATTCTGCCGACATTCCAGGAATGCATCATATATCTtctttctgacagaaaacaacaggatTTGTGGGAAATCTAGTGTCTTGAGACAGATGCTACGAACAAATAATTCATTGGGTTACAGTCATTACACCAGGATAATACAAGTACATTAATATTCATATGCTGATGTTTTAAATTGGGAAATGTTGCACCTTTAAACCAGGATTTGCGACTCCCTTTGGGGAGAGGCTCAGAAATGTCAGGCAGGCCTGCTGGGACTcccaaagaaaagcagacagtTTAGCAGTTGACTCCCAATGTTTGCTCAGATTTTTTACGCTGTAGCTCCAAGTCAAGATGAGAAGTTTCCCAAGACCTCGCCCTGCCTGCACCCACCAGGGTCTGGTCATCCGCGGCTACCTGAAACACCGCAGAATGGACGACACTTtgatcctgcagcagctccgaAACCTCAGACGCATCTCCACACAAACTGTGCTGCTCCACTGGAGTTTGACTGAAACTGCATGTTCCGCAcctgaaatgaaatattcactCGAGAGAGCCGAGCGTACTGAGTGTTTATTACCGAACAGTTGTCATATGAATCATTCTTTGAGTCAAACTTGCCTGTGTGacatgtggaggaggatgagtgtATTCAGGTGTGTTCGACCATATGTTGATctcagacttgtttttttttccccagttttGACAAGATGCTATGTGGGCGTGGAGGTCACACGCGCTgtcacaaagtgtgtgtgtgtgtttacgtgtgtgtttgaggtatGCAGATGTGCTGGGTGACTGCTCTTCTCTGCCAATGTTCAAGGTTCACTCAGTCTTTTGTTTCATACCTATACATCCTTCCAACTTGCCATCTTTATTCTTATGGCCAACATCCTCCTATTCTTTTGGTTCTGCTTCTTTAGCTTCCATTTACACATCTGATTTCCCTCCATGTCCTTCCACCTCACCATCTTCTCCCCCCGCGCTCTTCTCGCTTCTCTTCTTTGCAAACCTCCATTAGCCCTATTTACTCTGTCAATAGCAACACCATGTTTTCCACCCCTCTGCCGCAGCTCTGTGAGTCAATGCGTTCACGCCTCTGTAGCTTTATAAGCAAACACGGTTGCGTTTTGGTGGCCTTGTGTAACGGCACGCAGCGCACACGCCACTGCATCGACGTCCCACCAGCTATTAACGTGGAGCCAAACTGCTCCCTTCTATTTGTGTTCAAAGTGAGTATCTTAAATAAGCATGTCTCGTGTAAATAAACTCGCCGGGGAGCGAAGGAGTCGCTGATGTTAGGCTTTAGTGTTTTGGAACCACAGGCCTAATTGGTCAGGGAGAGAAAGAATTACTGGGTGATTCAGAGTTTGAGCTTTCTGACTAAATGCAAACAAGCAACATTACAGCATTCAGAGGCAGAGTTAGAGAAagggaaagcaaaaaaaaaaaaaaaaaaaggctgtggGTGTCCGTACATGTTGCTACAGAGTGACCGAGCAAGCAGCCCAGTGAAATTAGCTCTCCCTGACATCTGTGAGCTATTAAAAGCAACTTCAGGTAGCACATGTTGTCCACATTAGCCCGAACCGAGATTTACATTTCCACATCTCCACAAAGCATAATAAACAATCAAAGGGGGCGTGCGCGGGCAGGTTACCATCAGTGACCACAGAACACTTCACGTTACTCTCACTGCAGGGTCGCACTGCGTTTTGGCTGAAGAGAGAGGACaaagggggtgtgtgtgtgtgcgtgtgcatgtgtgtgtgtgtgtgtttggtgaggatttctgaaagctgaaaataaaCCCACAGATGATGCACATTAATACAGCTGGAGTAGTGgacagtacatttactccagtgtTGGGCTTaggtacaattttgaggtacttatacttttctgttttttgctaCTTTCTGCTTCAACTCGAGTGTAAACAGCAAAAGTTAGGCCTTCAGGGTACACTGCTGATGAGgaatttttatttcaaaaataaaattgctTCAAATTAAACAGTATGCATAGCATTTAAATGAGCTCTATGTTGACAAgatacaacattaaaatgattcTTACACGTTTATGCATCAGAAATATGAATCTGATATTGTAATATGTGGTAATATAACTGAACAGAGTGATTCTGATGCACTGTCagtactttcatttttgcagATAATAATTACATACTTTTGCTTAAGATTTTAAATGCATGACTTCCTCTTGGAGGTGAGTATTTTTTACAATGTTGTATCGCTATTTTTACTTATGTCAAGGATCTTAATGCTTCCTCAACGACTGATATTGTCGTCATGTCACTAAATTTATACAAGTGTTCCTTCACAAAATGAGGTCTGATGAGTAGAAACGTAGGAAAATAGTGTTTCCTTTCAAAAGGTAAACTAACACCCACTATCCTGACGTATTGAAAGTTACGTTTCAGATATCTGTAGAGTTCCAAAATGGATATAAAGCCATAACACTGCGTAACACAACTCCTAAAAAGTCCTCATATTTATGAGGAACATTGGGTAAAAAAGTAAGGCCAGTGAAGAAGCTGAACAGTCAGCAAATTGAACAGAATTCACCATTCACAGGATTATTGCTCTGTTGTTGGAAATGAGATGAACGACACAAATCAGAAGCTGATGTTTGACAGCAACTGttgcacagcagcagtctgctggagctccctcctcctctccctcctcctgctcccactgctgctgctcccagcAGGGGAAGGGAGGTAGTTTACTGGGTTCCTAGACTGCTGTCTCCCCCTATTGACCAGATGATTTAACTGTAGGTGTGGAGCCAGTGtggagagagacactgagaaacacaagaaaatgtttgtgaaagtaGGAATAGGAAGTGCCGATAGCTGTTGAGAGTGCTGAAGTCATCAATTAGTTTCACTGCTATCTTTTTTCTTCAGGGCTGATCTTTTACTTGCCATGTTCTTTTACAATAAATTCATTTGTCTTTCAATGTTTCCTTCATTATTTTAGTTAGAGTATAGAAATAAATGTCCTCCATATCTGATTTAAATGGTGAAAATCACTCTTAGGAAAATCCAGCTGAATAGAACAGCGCTGGCTGGTAggcactgtgtgtatgtttgagagaaagtgtgtgtggtgtgtgtgtgtgtgtgtgtgtgtgtgtgtgttttctgcggTGGTTATTGGAGGGGGGGGAATGGGATCAAATTCCTCTACTTTGACGTCACGTGCTGTCGCCCAATCCGGTTCGGGCTTTCCTGTGCGGCATGGTAACGCTGTTATAAAGCCCCGTGCAGACCATTTGCAGTTCAAAGCACTCACGCGTTCTGGGGATTGTATTTGGAGACCAGAAAGGAGCACTTTACCATTTCACCCTTCAGAGTTGAAAGCAAACTTTTACCAACTGGCTTGTTTTTGCCCTTTCAAGTGCGGACCCGCTTGCAGAAAACACGCTAATCCTCTCGGAGCCCGTCAGAAGCTCATGCGTAAAGACACTCGCTCTCCAGATCGGTTTTACGCACCGGAGCCAAGGAGAATCAGCTGAATTTTCTGTGCACTTCTATCAGTTGAAAGACTTTGGTCACACTCATCCTGGCACGGTAAAGTCCATTTACAGACCCCTCCTCTCGCGAGAAAGCAGAAATAACTGCCCCGTTTCACGCGTAATTTGGTACCAGACAGTTTTTCGTATGAATCTCCTCGACCCTTACCTGAAGATGACGGAGGAACAAGACAAGTGTCTCTCTGATGCCCCGAGCCCGAGCATGTCCGAGGACTCCGCGGGCTCTCCGTGCCCGTCCGGCTCGGGCTCCGACACCGAGAACACCCGGCCGTCGGAGAACGGGCTACTCAGGGCGGACGCAGACTTCAAGAAGGACGAGGACGATAAGTTTCCCGCTTGCATCCGTGACGCTGTGTCCCAGGTGCTCAAGGGCTACGACTGGACCCTCGTGCCTATGCCAGTGCGCGTTAACGGATCTTCTAAGAACAAGCCTCACGTCAAGAGACCGATGAATGCCTTCATGGTGTGGGCTCAGGCTGCGCGGAGGAAGCTGGCGGATCAGTACCCACACCTGCACAACGCGGAGCTCAGCAAAACTCTGGGGAAACTCTGGAGGTGAGTGTGAATGCTCCACTTTTACGCACATATTTAGAACGCAATGAGAGAGCCTTCATTTATaactttttatgtgttttatctCGTGTCTGTTTTGCACATTTAAGCCAAGTTacactttattttctctgcgAACCAAATCAGCTGAATGACGTTAGTAAcgtaatgactttttttttttttttggaatagATTTAAAGCAGTCTTAATTGCAATCGTAACAATACATTAATGGTCCTTTTCACGCACAGACTTCTCAACGAAGGGGAGAAGCGGCCGTTTGTGGAGGAGGCTGAGCGGCTCCGTGTGCAGCACAAGAAGGATCACCCGGACTACAAATACCAGCCCCGACGGAGGAAGTCGGTGAAAAATGGACAGAGCGAGTCGGAGGACGGCAGCGAGCAGACGCACATTTCTCCTAACGCCATCTTCAAAGCTCTCCAGCAGGCGGACTCCCCGGCCTCCAGCATGGGAGAGGTACACTCCCCGGGTGAGCACTCAGGTGGGCAGAAGGAAAATacacttttttcagtgttctCAGAAGTTGCTTCCCTCAGTGCTTGTTTGAGTGCCTCATGTTCTCTCTCAAGATCTTTTTAACATCTCTTCTCAGCACTgttgttttgcttaaaaagtATCATACTAAATGAATATAGAATGCAAAATCTGATCTGTtcctttatgtctttttttgCCTTCCAGGCTCCCAGGGCCCCCCTACCCCTCCCACCACCCCAAAGACTGATGTCAGCTCAGGCAAGATGGACCTAAAGCGTGAAGGTGGGCTCCGCTCCCTGCCCGATGGCCCCGGCGGGCGTCAGCTCAACATCGACTTCCGCGATGTGGACATCGGGGAGCTGAGCAGCGACGTCATCTCCCACATTGAGACCTTTGACGTCAACGAGTTCGACCAGTACCTCCCACCTAACGGGCATCCCGGCTCTGCCAGCGGCCCTGGCAACACCACCCCAGTCAGCTACACCGGCACCTACAGCATCAGCAGCGGCGCCCCTGTCAGCCCGCAGGCAGGAGGCGTTGCAGCGTGGATGGCTAAAAGCCAAAGCCAgcagggacagcagcagcacaccctGACCACCCTGGGGAGCAGCGGCAGCTCAGAGGCGGCTCAGGCCCAGCACAGGACCCAGATCAAGACGGAGCAGCTGAGCCCGAGCCACTACAGCGAGCAGCAGGGCTCCCCACAGCACGTCGCCTACAGCCCCTTCAACCTGCAGCACTacagcccctcctcctcctacccGGCCATCTCCAGGGCGCAGCAGTACGACTACTCCGACCACCAGGGGGGCAGCACCGCCGCTGCCTCCTACTACAGCCACGCGGGGGCGGGGCAGGGCTCGGGGCTGTACTCGACTTTCAGCTACATGAGCAGCCCCAGCCAGAGGCCCATGTACACGCCCATAGCCGACAACACGGGGGTGCCCTCCATCCCTCAGAGCAGCCCGCAGCACTGGGAGCAGGCTCCGGTTTACACCCAGCTCACCAGACCCTGAGCCGCCCCGGCAGACTaagagacaacacacacaaacacacacacacacacacacacacacacacacacacacacaggcacacacaatgACAtgtacagccacacacacatggaaCACATACTCACTCCAATACACTTTATCCCAGGGAGAGCTCTTCGTGCAGAGCCACTCCCTGAGTCAGACACTTGAattagaagaagaggagagctgGACTTGTGATTGGCTCACGTCGTGCCTTGCTATTGTATCTTGATAGAAACTATATATATTTTTAGAGAGATGAGAAGACTTAGGAAAATCCTCTGTGAGGACTTATTGATTGTTGATATTTCAGTAGGTACTGtgtatgtttctttttgttttttcccttcatACGCTGGCAGTTTGTAACCcatgggggtgggggagggttTGGGTAATTATTTGTACCTGTAGATATAAAACAAAAAGCTTTATGTGTCAAACAGTTCAGCAACTAACCACTCATGGTAGTGCAGTATCTGGTTCTCTGTTCACTTTCATGCAaggatctgtgtgttttttgttttttttgttgcttatgCTTTTCTGTGCCATTCAGCAAGTATGGTTTGTATTTaagctgttgatttttttttcctcaagttATGTGTCATGATCATTGGAGAAGCTATTAGGcaatacagagaaagagaggagagacttGGTTTCACAATGCTGTGCTGTCTTGACGGGGCAGACTGCAGCCCTTTCCACCATCTGTGCCttggatttttacattttcgCAAActttgtgtatgcgtgtgtgtgtgagagagagtgtgtgtgtgtgtgtgtgtgcgtgcaatgGCCACAGCTGAGATTACACTTACCGTGCAACAGCGTGTGTTTGACAGCTACAGGAAGTCACCTTTGACCCCTTGGGTGTCCCCCTGCAGTCTCCCGCCATGCTGGTGTCCAAAACACTCCCTTCACCCCTCCCCTCTGGACAAATCCAgtttaaaactttatttatttattagcttTAATTTTATTTCAAAGTAATTATTTTGCTTACTATTCTTATAACTAATGAATTGTCCTCTTTGCAATGTAGACGGCATATaattcccccccccccattttttaaattttgattttCAACCCTGGGGTACTTAGACAAAATGGTACACGTTGTAATCgtcttttttttggtttatttatctTATGTAAATGTCTATTTTAAGTATGTATTTGCCTTTTTCTGAGGGTCGGGGGGGTACTATCTAACGAAATGTGTACGgattatttgttatttgtgaATTACCTTTGAGTTGGACTTTAAACTATGGCTGAAAGAACTGGAAAATGTTATCTCAGTTGCAAggattttacagtttttctatttgtcttttttgtttgtgccaTCAGCAGAGGGACTGTgcatcctctctgctctgcaagctccatttccttttctctcaatatcaaagaactgatgtttccaatactctttttttccctctgtgatcTTGCCATGTATTTGTACTGTCTTTAAAGACTCTTTTGTATATGTAtttgcaataaaaaaagaaaatgctattgaaaaaaagacagtttgtcATGTGTACCTCGGCATAAATCTCAGGAAACATTCAGTTATGCGACGTCAGCATGCTGGCTTACCCATGATAGCGAGACACCTTCCGACAGATCGCACCTCATGTTTTCCACATGCCACATTCAGTGAAAGGGTTAAAAGAAGAGTGCCAAGAAACAGGACGAGTGTTTGTTTTCCCAGaagccttgttttttttcctcctgcttttattttcttcttccctctctccctgtcagcTGGTAGCAGCAGGGGATGAGGCTCTGGGGGACCTGGAGGGGGGCACTCGATATAGTAAGTGCTGTAAAACTACTGAAAAGAATCAGAATTTATTTCAATAGAAGATACttgggagagaaagaaagtgggGTGAACAGGTCCTGCTTCGATAAAATCCTGGTAGGGGAGGAAGAGATTCGTGCAAACAAGTCACACACTGCAAAACTGGACTGGGAAAGACTTTTAGCTCAAGCTTTGCCCTGCATGCATATGAAGACTGCACAGTGAGCGAGCTAAAATGTCAGGTTAagctttttttattcatttctggaatgtggaatatatacacAGCATGGGTGGATGTGGATGCAATTACATAAACACGCAATCCGATGCAACCCAGTGCAATAAGTAAATATCAGCCTTGTGGCttttactatttatttatctgATCCTATTTGAGACCATATCAAAAAATTTCCTGTCAAGAAAAGACACAGCTGCTTCTTTGAAGTTCATCGCCATGAGGACTTCATTACTGTATCACTGGCATGTTCTCAAGGAAAAATGAGGTCTGATAGTTTTATGAAATTTGCCAGAGATTAAATGATGAGTTGATTAATCAGTC
Protein-coding sequences here:
- the LOC143339025 gene encoding transcription factor Sox-9-like: MNLLDPYLKMTEEQDKCLSDAPSPSMSEDSAGSPCPSGSGSDTENTRPSENGLLRADADFKKDEDDKFPACIRDAVSQVLKGYDWTLVPMPVRVNGSSKNKPHVKRPMNAFMVWAQAARRKLADQYPHLHNAELSKTLGKLWRLLNEGEKRPFVEEAERLRVQHKKDHPDYKYQPRRRKSVKNGQSESEDGSEQTHISPNAIFKALQQADSPASSMGEVHSPGEHSGSQGPPTPPTTPKTDVSSGKMDLKREGGLRSLPDGPGGRQLNIDFRDVDIGELSSDVISHIETFDVNEFDQYLPPNGHPGSASGPGNTTPVSYTGTYSISSGAPVSPQAGGVAAWMAKSQSQQGQQQHTLTTLGSSGSSEAAQAQHRTQIKTEQLSPSHYSEQQGSPQHVAYSPFNLQHYSPSSSYPAISRAQQYDYSDHQGGSTAAASYYSHAGAGQGSGLYSTFSYMSSPSQRPMYTPIADNTGVPSIPQSSPQHWEQAPVYTQLTRP